TGAATATTGTATCAGCTTTACCTGTTGTGAACTTGTGATTTTGTTCTGCTCTTAATTTGTTTAATGATTTTGTTTATCTAAAACAAATTCAATTTGTACTGCTACTAAAGTTCAAGAAGTATATTTGTAATGTTGTTTGTCGAAAAATCGGCAGTTGCTTGGTATTGAAGTGAGCtattttatgtttcttttgGTTCTCCAGACGATTTGTTTGACCAAGCGCTTATTTTCTTTTGTATGGGCAGGTATACAAAAGATGATAGGATCCTTTCTTACCAGAACACTTGTGTATGTCATCGATTGGCCTTCGCTTTATGTTGCGTTCCAAGGGACGTTTGATTATTTTCAAATCTAATTCCCAGGTTTTATGTCTTGGCATTTGACAGGATGGCTCTTGGGTATGCTTATCCAGCTTATGAATGCTACAAAACTGTTGAAAAGAACAAGCCAGAGATTGAACAGCTTCGCTTTTGGTGCCAGTATTGGTATAAACCGCATCTTGTGTCTAAGATAGTCTTCTATTTGCCCATATGATTCTTAGCGATGACCCGCTTTTCATCCTTGAATTTCAGGATTTTGGTGGCTGTTTTGACTGTTTGTGAGAGAGTTGGTGATGCTTTTGTTTCATGGTGGGGATTTGGATTGGAATGCTGAGAGAATTTAAATATGCTTTTGTGTGCCACTTCTTTGtctcattcaattttttttttcttgaaggGTTCCAATGTATAGCGAAGCTAAGTTGCTCTTCATTATATATCTGTGGTTTCCTAAAACAAAGGTATAGGATTCCATAAGGGTTTATGGACTCAGATTATCAGCTTATTTAATTGTTTGTTTGCCCTTTTATTACTAGTATACCTTTCCTCATGCTCACAACTATCTCCGTGTTGCAGGGTACGAGCTATGTGTATGATTCCTTCTTTAGACCATATCTTGCGAAGcatgaaaatgaaattgataGGAACTTGTTGGAACTAAGAACTAGAGCTGGTGACATGGCAATTTTGTATTGGCAAAGAGCTGCAAGCTATAGTCAGACGAGAATATTTGACATTTTGCAGTATGTTGCTGCACAATCGACACCAAGGCCTCGCCCTGCGCAGGTATGATGATATGATTCGGACTTGGTGTTTTCAGTTTTACCATTATGTCCCATCACTATTGATTGCAACATCGCCAGTCTGGGCATCTAGTCAGTTGGAGGCTTGGAGCAAGTTATCAAAACGCTATTGTCTTTCTATCATTcagatatttattttttgtgcgTGTTGAATTGTTATGTTGGTGTTTTACTATGCTTTGCCTTTTCACCATCTTTTCTTTAAATTAGTCTTTTCAACCTTTCAAGTACTTGCTTGGGGATATGTTTGAACTTGgggatattgtgtgtgtgtgtgtgtatttcttCCGTTTAGGTATAGTTGATCGTTCATGCCTTGGTGATGTTGGTACTGGATTGGAAGTCATCCTACCTTAGATGAAATATTGTGTTGATCCACAAGTTATTGATTGTATGTCACATCTCTTTAATACTCTGCGTTCTGGTATGCATGTGTGTTACTCTTGAATTTCCAGCCACAACAAGGTGTTAGGCGCCAACCGCCTGCTGCTCGCCAACCCCCTGCCGATCCAGCTCCAAATCGCCAACCAGCTGCAACAACGCAAGCACAACCCGAAGAACCACCATCTCCCACTTCCAGTACCTCTTCAAGCAAGGACCAAAAGGAGATAGCCGAGGCCTTAGCACCTTCACCAAACCCTAAACCTGCCCTGCAAGCAGCAGGTTCAGTTACTTTAAAAGCAACAGCAACAGCAGCTGCATCTGAATCATCGAGCCAAGCTACCCCAACTGAAGAGGTTGCACCAATGCAGATTGACGCAGTGCCATCCTCTTCAGCGACTGAAGAGACAAATCCTCCCCCGAAAGAGACAGTTATGGAGGAAACCATTCGGCGCACACGTGGAAGGTTGAGGAAAGCTCGTTCTGCAGGAAGCCGTTGAAATTTCATGTTTTTAGATTTGCGTAGGTGGACAAATGACGGTTATTTGAATTGTTGCTGTAAAACGTGATGTAAATTAGGCGTCCTCTAGTTTCTATTTCATTCGTTTTTTTCATCTTTGAACGCAATTCAGCAGATAAAAGGGGCTGATTGAACAATTACCAGAACATAACGAACGTGATATTGGAATCGGAGTTGAGTCAGGAGAGAGATGAATCAGGTGTTGATGTatataaatttgggttttgagaaGTAATTTGAAATAATCTAAATTGAAAGCACCAAATCTTTATTTGTTGGTTATAGACGGGATATCATTTGTGGTTTGCTTTAGAATACTCCTACAATGGGATCATGATGTAGCAAAGTTGGAACTTTTTAACCCCACCTCATCAGGTCAAGATGTCGGAAAAACTTTAGTAAGGCAACCTGATCAAGTGCATTGACATTGTATCTACATGGATGGGGTGAGATGATACATGAATATagggtttgttttttatttatttatttatttttttttagggtGAATTCTAAGGTCTACCCGTCTAATCATATGACTGACCAACTACACAAATAAGAGCCCCTTATATtgaattaggattttttttcccttccatCTGGATTCTCCAGATCCTTCAATCCTACCCGTTCAATCGAACATTGAATGGCAAGAAATTAACTAAACGTTTTGGGCAACCGAATTCTGGAAGACGACAGTGTAGGAGTGGTGGGTTGGTAGTTGGCGCCAACACCAATCGGAGAACGCATTGAATTGAAGGATTCAGAGAAAAGGGATCCAAAGAAGATTTCGACCCCTCcatattttccttttctcctGTCGTACCACCTCATTTTCTCTTCATGTGAAAAGTGATTTGACCAGCCACGTGGTGACTCTGCTCCACCGAAATTTTTCTCGTAAAATTAAGATGGGCTGGACCCATCTGAACGGGATATTGGGCTTCCATAATGCGAAATTCAAAAGATTTCATTTATCCATTTcagtagcaaaggaagggagcCACGTAGGAGGGCGGAACGTTGAGTTGAGTTTGTGATGGCAAAAGCTCTTGAGAGTCTGGTGGCTGAAATTAG
Above is a window of Malus sylvestris chromosome 15, drMalSylv7.2, whole genome shotgun sequence DNA encoding:
- the LOC126605879 gene encoding putative HVA22-like protein g; translation: MIGSFLTRTLVMALGYAYPAYECYKTVEKNKPEIEQLRFWCQYWILVAVLTVCERVGDAFVSWVPMYSEAKLLFIIYLWFPKTKGTSYVYDSFFRPYLAKHENEIDRNLLELRTRAGDMAILYWQRAASYSQTRIFDILQYVAAQSTPRPRPAQPQQGVRRQPPAARQPPADPAPNRQPAATTQAQPEEPPSPTSSTSSSKDQKEIAEALAPSPNPKPALQAAGSVTLKATATAAASESSSQATPTEEVAPMQIDAVPSSSATEETNPPPKETVMEETIRRTRGRLRKARSAGSR